The following proteins come from a genomic window of Ilumatobacter coccineus YM16-304:
- a CDS encoding glycosyltransferase family 2 protein — translation MTTHEGPGPRLQRCLAAIAASDPDVAVVVVDNSGSEASLTDAPCANIEHVRVDNRGFGAAANVGFAHPAVADAELIGLLNDDVVVGDAWLRPLVECLDAEPAVAAVQPMLVLADTDPPLVNSLGVELDRFGAGSDIGYRTTESEVADRGPRRVDMVTGGALLLRRAFLDDVDGFDERLFLYYEDVDLCRRGSELGWEFRCVSASRVEHEMGASTGDLGDDRTFLQERNRLVTAARFGSAALIGRAMWLSIKRLRHEPRRAHRHAFLHGIARMPRALYERGVATWSRR, via the coding sequence GTGACCACGCACGAAGGTCCGGGCCCGCGATTGCAGCGATGCCTCGCGGCGATCGCAGCATCCGACCCCGATGTGGCGGTGGTCGTGGTCGACAACAGCGGCTCCGAGGCGTCGCTCACCGATGCGCCGTGTGCCAACATCGAGCACGTGCGGGTCGACAACCGAGGATTCGGTGCTGCCGCGAACGTCGGGTTCGCTCATCCCGCCGTGGCCGACGCCGAACTGATCGGCCTGCTCAACGACGACGTGGTCGTCGGCGACGCCTGGCTCCGGCCGCTCGTCGAGTGCCTCGACGCCGAGCCGGCGGTCGCCGCGGTGCAACCGATGCTCGTGCTGGCCGACACCGACCCGCCGCTCGTCAACAGCCTCGGCGTCGAACTCGACCGATTCGGCGCCGGCAGCGACATCGGATATCGAACGACCGAATCTGAGGTGGCCGACCGAGGGCCACGCCGTGTCGACATGGTCACCGGGGGAGCGCTGCTGCTCCGCCGAGCCTTCCTCGACGACGTCGACGGCTTCGACGAGCGGCTGTTCCTCTACTACGAAGACGTCGACCTCTGCCGCCGCGGCAGCGAGCTCGGGTGGGAGTTCCGGTGCGTATCGGCGTCGCGGGTCGAACACGAGATGGGTGCGAGCACCGGCGACCTCGGCGACGACCGCACGTTCCTGCAAGAACGCAACCGGCTCGTCACCGCCGCACGATTCGGATCGGCGGCACTGATCGGCCGAGCGATGTGGTTGTCGATCAAGCGACTCCGCCACGAGCCGCGTCGCGCTCACCGCCACGCGTTCCTGCACGGAATCGCACGCATGCCGCGAGCGCTGTACGAACGCGGCGTGGCGACGTGGAGTCGACGATGA
- a CDS encoding exopolysaccharide biosynthesis polyprenyl glycosylphosphotransferase, whose protein sequence is MAVSRVPVSPDSRPFSPVVERFVTVFSRPLTFLWNRGFRMLGALDAIALFVLMGVISFVRFGFGFDWDTYPLTHYAVGFSIATAIHLTVNYFAGLYEREPRLGRKAWFPKAFVATAIGVGVQGLAFVALDRYLMPRLNLAVFLLLASFVLAGNRALSRRLAVRRQGPPRVVLTGEPAAIDLAAAHLAESDRNAVVVDRVVRPHRLTDSVVAHDATDVLLLDVTAFGSIYPEPLNSLELAGVGFLQRVSARETLLGLKSVREIGGMPFVALRGHTVPTHKVRLKRIFDLVLTVAFSPIWITLIALLALYVRVFAGGPVLYRQKRVGRDGANFDCIKFRTMVHNAEEDGRARLATLDDDRIVPALRWMRAMRADELPQLWNVLKGEMSLVGPRPERPELVSAIEERVPGYVRRSELPPGLTGLAQVQGRYGTDAEFKLGYDIQYLVNWSLVLDVQILFRTIWVVLSRRV, encoded by the coding sequence ATGGCTGTGTCGCGCGTCCCCGTGTCGCCTGACTCACGACCCTTCTCGCCAGTCGTCGAGCGGTTCGTGACCGTGTTCTCGCGGCCGCTCACGTTCCTGTGGAACCGCGGGTTCCGCATGCTCGGAGCGCTCGACGCCATCGCCCTGTTCGTGCTGATGGGCGTCATCAGCTTCGTGCGTTTCGGGTTCGGATTCGACTGGGACACGTACCCGCTCACTCACTACGCCGTCGGGTTCTCGATCGCCACCGCGATCCACCTCACGGTCAACTACTTCGCCGGCCTCTACGAGCGCGAACCGCGGCTCGGGCGCAAAGCGTGGTTCCCGAAGGCATTCGTCGCCACCGCGATCGGCGTCGGCGTGCAAGGCCTCGCGTTCGTCGCGCTCGACCGGTATCTGATGCCGCGTCTCAACCTGGCGGTCTTCCTGCTGCTCGCCTCGTTCGTGCTGGCGGGGAACCGAGCGCTGTCACGCCGACTCGCCGTTCGTCGACAGGGACCGCCGCGCGTTGTGCTCACCGGTGAGCCCGCCGCCATCGACCTCGCCGCCGCGCACCTCGCCGAGAGCGACCGAAACGCCGTGGTCGTCGACCGCGTCGTCCGCCCGCACCGCCTCACCGACTCCGTGGTCGCCCACGACGCCACCGACGTGTTGCTGCTCGACGTCACGGCGTTCGGGTCGATCTATCCCGAGCCGCTCAACTCGCTCGAACTCGCCGGCGTCGGCTTCCTCCAACGCGTGAGCGCCCGCGAGACCCTGCTCGGGCTCAAGTCGGTGCGCGAGATCGGCGGTATGCCCTTCGTGGCGCTGCGCGGGCACACCGTGCCGACCCACAAGGTTCGCCTCAAGCGCATCTTCGACCTCGTGCTCACCGTGGCGTTCTCCCCCATCTGGATCACCCTGATCGCGCTGCTCGCGCTCTACGTCCGCGTGTTTGCCGGCGGACCCGTGCTGTATCGGCAGAAGCGAGTGGGCCGTGACGGCGCCAACTTCGACTGCATCAAGTTCCGCACGATGGTCCACAACGCCGAGGAAGACGGTCGGGCCCGCCTGGCGACGCTCGACGACGACCGCATCGTCCCGGCACTCCGGTGGATGCGGGCGATGCGCGCCGACGAGCTGCCGCAACTCTGGAACGTGCTGAAGGGCGAGATGTCGCTCGTCGGCCCTCGCCCCGAACGACCCGAACTCGTCTCGGCGATCGAAGAGCGAGTGCCCGGTTACGTCCGCCGCAGCGAACTCCCACCCGGGCTCACCGGACTCGCACAGGTGCAAGGGCGGTACGGGACCGACGCCGAATTCAAGCTCGGCTACGACATCCAGTACCTCGTCAACTGGTCACTCGTCCTCGACGTGCAGATCTTGTTCCGCACGATCTGGGTCGTGCTGTCGCGTCGAGTGTGA
- a CDS encoding FkbM family methyltransferase — protein MTYRIALPVGGRLPSLDIIDPNSSAVQRFLRREALAGYEPSTAAALLASFGRAGAGFSFVDVGANIGLYSALCAALFEPSHVLALEPTPSIAAIARQIADANGLTIDVQELAASSSARVASLHLADAADVSNSLESGFKASEQSVEVQTVRLDDLIESTHAAPLVMKIDVEGHEAPALEGARTVLERRRPVVVVEVLNRRNGRLAEAISAAIAGLGYRAYELAPQPTWDEHDGPVSVGEHRDWLLLPDPIDDAFIEAWSRWSERLSACTPDRSSRLPIIRTTLAAFRRGGVSEVKASFDRFRRASRRAT, from the coding sequence ATGACGTACCGAATCGCGCTCCCTGTCGGCGGTCGGCTGCCCTCTCTCGACATCATCGACCCGAACTCCAGCGCCGTGCAGCGGTTTCTGCGTCGAGAGGCGTTGGCCGGATACGAACCGTCGACTGCGGCGGCGCTGCTTGCATCGTTCGGGCGAGCCGGGGCGGGGTTCAGTTTCGTCGACGTGGGCGCGAACATCGGTTTGTACTCGGCGCTGTGCGCTGCGCTGTTCGAGCCCAGCCACGTCCTGGCTCTCGAGCCGACGCCGAGCATTGCTGCGATCGCCCGTCAGATCGCAGATGCGAACGGCTTGACCATCGATGTGCAAGAACTCGCCGCATCATCATCGGCGCGAGTCGCCTCGTTACACCTCGCGGACGCGGCAGACGTCTCGAACTCCCTCGAGTCGGGCTTCAAGGCGAGCGAACAGAGCGTCGAGGTGCAGACAGTTCGTCTCGACGATCTCATCGAATCGACGCATGCGGCCCCGCTCGTGATGAAGATCGACGTCGAAGGGCACGAGGCGCCAGCGCTCGAAGGTGCCAGAACCGTGCTCGAGCGTCGGCGCCCGGTCGTGGTCGTCGAAGTGCTGAATCGCCGCAACGGGCGGCTCGCCGAAGCAATCTCCGCAGCGATCGCCGGGCTCGGCTACCGAGCCTACGAACTCGCTCCGCAGCCCACGTGGGACGAACACGACGGCCCCGTGAGCGTCGGCGAGCATCGCGACTGGCTCCTCCTTCCCGACCCGATCGACGACGCGTTCATCGAGGCATGGTCGCGCTGGAGTGAGCGCTTGAGCGCGTGCACGCCTGATCGAAGCTCGCGGCTCCCGATCATTCGGACGACGCTCGCTGCCTTCCGGCGTGGTGGCGTCAGCGAGGTCAAGGCTTCGTTCGATCGGTTCCGCAGAGCATCACGCCGCGCGACCTGA
- a CDS encoding glycosyltransferase family 2 protein — translation MPTSWRDDPAWPDLWPDVDVVMPIRNEAPYLATAIDSVRAQNYPGSLRIILGVGPSTDGTEALADSMAADADDLIVVANPTGKTPAALNLAIRAGSAPVIVRVDGHSVLSPGYIEHAVTALRTTGAANVGGVQRPEATTPFEEAVADATTSLLGTGGASYRLGTEARSVDTVYLGVFDREAIEAVGLFDESLVRNQDYELNIRLRAAGGTVWFDPALSVGYTPRGTWKALAKQYYEYGWWKSVVMRKHPHSIRVRQVIPPLGVLGVVLGLVVGTKWRPALIVPIAYAGAMAVSTRSSKRPALTAGVLGVIHTTWAAGLLRGFAKR, via the coding sequence ATGCCGACTTCGTGGCGGGACGACCCCGCATGGCCTGATCTCTGGCCTGACGTCGACGTGGTGATGCCGATCCGCAACGAAGCCCCGTATCTCGCGACGGCGATCGACTCCGTGCGTGCACAGAACTATCCGGGTTCGCTCCGGATCATTCTCGGGGTCGGGCCGTCGACCGACGGCACCGAGGCGTTGGCCGACTCGATGGCAGCCGATGCCGACGATCTGATCGTCGTGGCGAACCCGACGGGGAAGACGCCTGCTGCGCTCAACCTGGCGATCCGCGCCGGGTCGGCGCCGGTGATCGTTCGGGTCGACGGCCACAGCGTGCTGTCGCCGGGCTACATCGAGCACGCCGTCACCGCGCTGCGCACGACGGGAGCGGCGAACGTGGGCGGCGTGCAGCGCCCCGAGGCCACGACGCCGTTCGAAGAAGCAGTGGCCGATGCGACCACGTCGCTGCTCGGCACCGGCGGGGCGTCGTACCGACTCGGCACCGAGGCGAGGTCGGTCGACACCGTCTACCTGGGCGTGTTCGACCGCGAGGCGATCGAGGCCGTCGGGCTGTTCGACGAGAGCCTGGTCCGCAATCAGGACTACGAGCTCAACATCCGGCTGCGAGCCGCCGGCGGGACCGTGTGGTTCGACCCGGCGCTGTCGGTCGGCTACACGCCTCGTGGAACGTGGAAGGCGCTGGCCAAGCAGTACTACGAGTACGGCTGGTGGAAGTCGGTGGTGATGCGCAAGCACCCTCACTCGATCCGCGTTCGACAGGTGATCCCACCGCTCGGCGTGCTCGGCGTCGTGCTGGGTCTCGTCGTCGGAACGAAGTGGCGGCCCGCGTTGATCGTGCCGATCGCCTACGCCGGAGCGATGGCCGTGTCGACCCGTTCGTCGAAGCGGCCAGCGCTCACCGCCGGCGTCCTCGGCGTGATCCACACCACGTGGGCCGCCGGCCTCCTACGCGGTTTCGCGAAGCGCTGA
- a CDS encoding ABC transporter permease yields the protein MSLRTAFAHRNLLYLLSLKELRTRYRKSVLGWAWTLLNPLSQMVIFTFVFTVAFNQPAPRGNPSGLEIFPLYLLSGLLPFQFFSISVTAAIASVSSNGSLITKVAFPHEHLALSIIIAQLVTFLIEIAVLAVAILVAGQMVLPWLIPTLALVALLTMFTTGVALALSAANVFFHDVNYLWSIASQVLFYMTPIIWVPANIDNELLDTVSNWHPTGSFIRAFQQVLYGGHLPSIWRWLHLGVIAVVTLAIGAWIFSRLSPRFAEEL from the coding sequence ATGTCGCTCCGGACAGCGTTTGCTCATCGCAATCTGCTCTACCTGCTCTCGCTGAAAGAGCTGCGCACTCGGTATCGCAAGTCGGTACTGGGTTGGGCCTGGACGTTGCTGAACCCGTTGAGCCAGATGGTGATCTTCACCTTCGTGTTCACCGTGGCCTTCAACCAGCCCGCTCCTCGCGGCAACCCATCGGGCCTCGAGATCTTCCCGCTCTACCTGCTGTCGGGTCTGCTCCCGTTCCAGTTCTTCTCGATCTCGGTCACCGCCGCCATCGCGTCGGTGTCGAGCAACGGCAGCCTCATCACCAAGGTCGCGTTCCCCCACGAACACCTGGCGCTGTCGATCATCATCGCCCAACTCGTCACGTTCCTCATCGAGATCGCCGTGCTCGCCGTCGCCATCCTCGTCGCCGGACAGATGGTGCTGCCCTGGCTCATCCCCACGCTCGCGCTCGTGGCCCTGCTCACCATGTTCACCACCGGCGTCGCCCTCGCACTCTCGGCGGCCAACGTGTTCTTCCACGACGTCAACTACCTCTGGTCGATCGCCTCCCAGGTGCTCTTCTACATGACACCGATCATCTGGGTCCCCGCCAACATCGACAACGAACTCCTCGACACCGTCAGCAACTGGCACCCCACCGGCAGCTTCATCCGCGCCTTCCAACAGGTGCTCTACGGCGGCCACCTGCCCAGCATCTGGCGCTGGCTCCACCTCGGCGTCATCGCCGTCGTCACCCTCGCCATCGGCGCCTGGATCTTCAGCCGGCTCTCCCCGAGATTCGCGGAGGAACTGTGA
- a CDS encoding glycosyltransferase family 2 protein, with amino-acid sequence MTSGRAGTVPVSIITPVFDPEPAHLAACLDSVRRQTTGNLEHILVDDGSTRADVVDMLRAAADEPHVRLISREQQGGIVAATNDGLAAAVGEFVAFLDHDDVLHHDAVETMLAAVDRPDRGQRPGTPVVAADVVYSDHDFLDADGEHLGPCLKPQWSPERLRNQNYITHFVMARRSLIDEVGGIRSGFDGAQDHDLMLRLGERARRIAHVPEILYHWRQAPSSVAAGGDAKPWAFDAGQRAVQEHCDRIGLDATVERTTHEGIYRIDRKVPDPAPLVSVLVPTRGSSGKVWGVTRNFVVEAVRSIVDHSTYPNLEFVVVVDDDTPTPVIAALRDVCGDRLTLVEHHGVFNFSVKMNEGAAAASGEYLLFLNDDTELIEPTSIETLVGIVSGPAEGLDGSAGEVGMAGAKLLFDDGTIQHGGHIYFYGPHHACTGWSGTSPGPLPLKPLAVERECSGVTAAVALVRADVYDEIGGFPEELPLNYNDVDFSLKIRASGRRIVWTPHACWYHFESRTRVGKVIPEETAFIHDRWATEIDNDPYYNPRLSPQWFDWLEWPIDEPMQVGVVRDHSEPSGLFGKVRDAVASRLGRG; translated from the coding sequence ATGACCAGCGGGCGAGCCGGCACGGTGCCGGTGTCGATCATCACGCCGGTGTTCGATCCGGAGCCGGCCCACCTCGCGGCCTGTCTCGATTCGGTCCGTCGGCAGACCACCGGCAACCTCGAACACATCCTCGTCGACGACGGCTCCACTCGGGCCGACGTGGTCGACATGCTCCGCGCCGCCGCCGACGAACCCCACGTCCGGCTGATCTCGCGAGAGCAGCAGGGTGGCATCGTCGCCGCGACCAATGACGGGCTCGCCGCTGCGGTGGGCGAGTTCGTCGCGTTCCTCGACCACGACGACGTGTTGCATCACGACGCCGTCGAGACGATGCTCGCTGCGGTCGATCGACCCGACCGGGGGCAACGTCCGGGCACACCGGTCGTTGCGGCCGACGTCGTCTACAGCGACCACGACTTCCTCGACGCCGACGGCGAGCATCTCGGGCCGTGTCTCAAGCCGCAGTGGTCGCCCGAGCGACTCCGCAACCAGAACTACATCACGCACTTCGTCATGGCCCGTCGTTCGTTGATCGACGAGGTCGGCGGCATCCGCTCCGGGTTCGACGGGGCGCAGGATCACGACCTGATGCTGCGTCTGGGGGAGCGGGCTCGACGCATCGCCCACGTGCCCGAGATCCTCTATCACTGGCGGCAAGCACCGTCGAGCGTCGCTGCGGGCGGCGATGCGAAACCGTGGGCGTTCGATGCCGGTCAACGCGCCGTGCAGGAGCACTGCGATCGCATCGGTCTCGACGCCACCGTCGAGCGAACCACCCACGAGGGGATCTACCGGATCGACCGGAAGGTGCCCGACCCGGCGCCGCTCGTGAGCGTGCTCGTCCCGACCCGCGGCTCGTCGGGGAAGGTCTGGGGCGTCACTCGCAACTTCGTGGTCGAGGCGGTGCGCAGCATCGTCGACCACTCGACGTATCCCAACCTCGAGTTCGTCGTGGTCGTCGACGACGACACGCCGACCCCGGTGATCGCCGCACTGCGTGACGTGTGCGGTGACCGGCTCACCCTCGTCGAGCATCACGGCGTGTTCAACTTCTCGGTCAAGATGAACGAGGGCGCGGCGGCAGCGTCGGGCGAGTACCTGCTGTTCCTCAACGACGACACCGAGTTGATCGAACCGACGAGCATCGAGACGCTGGTCGGGATCGTGAGCGGTCCCGCCGAAGGTCTCGACGGCTCGGCGGGCGAGGTCGGCATGGCGGGCGCCAAGTTGTTGTTCGATGACGGCACGATCCAGCACGGCGGGCACATCTACTTCTACGGGCCGCACCATGCCTGCACCGGATGGTCGGGCACGTCGCCGGGTCCGCTTCCGCTCAAGCCGCTCGCCGTCGAACGCGAGTGCAGCGGTGTGACCGCAGCGGTCGCGCTCGTGCGCGCCGACGTCTACGACGAGATCGGTGGGTTCCCCGAGGAACTGCCCCTCAACTACAACGACGTCGACTTCTCGCTGAAGATCCGAGCGTCGGGTCGCCGCATCGTGTGGACGCCGCACGCGTGTTGGTACCACTTCGAGAGCCGCACCCGCGTCGGCAAGGTCATCCCCGAGGAGACAGCGTTCATCCACGATCGCTGGGCGACCGAGATCGACAACGATCCGTACTACAACCCGCGCCTGTCGCCGCAGTGGTTCGACTGGTTGGAGTGGCCGATCGACGAGCCGATGCAGGTCGGCGTGGTGCGCGACCACAGCGAACCGAGCGGGTTGTTCGGCAAGGTCCGCGACGCGGTCGCGAGTCGACTGGGTCGAGGCTGA
- a CDS encoding ABC transporter ATP-binding protein, which yields MSLLSRDGSVASSDIALSVVDLVKTFRVHSEKASSLKQLVTTGGRNRYEVFTALKGVSFDVPTGSAVGIIGHNGSGKSTLLKCMAQILTPNSGSVNVHKRMAALLELGAGFHPELSGRDNVFLNASILGMARKEIEERFDEIVAFSGLEEFIDSPVKTYSSGMYVRLAFAVAINVDPELLLIDEILAVGDVTFQQKCMEKFVQFREDGRTLVLVTHDTGSVRHFCDRAIWLDHGQIKADGPPADVIDEYNEAMLGGEESPEGGGIRRGDGPIRVTKAEILVGGRPVDRLRTGDDVTFRLHYESERAVHTPVFAIRIASLAGPIVTSPSSRDANAVPRALGGSGTVDISVRDIPLLPGPYVLHTEITKFGRAHVFDHLQNAASFDVMAGTSAETDGLITLQPAWKLDGNEIYATEADLPSGWKPGR from the coding sequence ATGAGTCTGTTGTCTCGCGATGGGTCGGTGGCGTCGTCGGACATCGCGCTGAGCGTCGTCGATCTCGTCAAGACGTTCCGAGTGCACTCCGAAAAGGCGTCGTCGCTCAAGCAACTCGTCACCACCGGCGGCCGCAACCGCTACGAGGTGTTCACCGCGCTTAAAGGTGTGTCGTTCGACGTGCCCACCGGCTCCGCCGTCGGCATCATCGGCCACAACGGATCGGGCAAGTCGACACTGCTCAAGTGCATGGCCCAGATCCTCACCCCCAACTCCGGGTCGGTGAACGTCCACAAGCGCATGGCCGCGCTGCTCGAACTCGGCGCCGGCTTCCACCCCGAACTCTCCGGCCGCGACAACGTGTTCCTCAACGCGTCGATCCTCGGCATGGCCCGCAAAGAGATCGAAGAACGGTTTGACGAGATCGTCGCCTTCTCCGGCCTCGAAGAATTCATCGACTCACCGGTCAAGACCTACTCGTCGGGCATGTACGTTCGCCTTGCGTTCGCCGTCGCGATCAACGTCGACCCCGAACTACTGCTGATCGACGAGATCCTCGCCGTCGGCGACGTCACGTTCCAGCAGAAGTGCATGGAGAAGTTCGTGCAGTTCCGTGAAGACGGCCGCACCCTCGTGCTCGTCACGCACGACACCGGCAGCGTCCGCCACTTCTGCGACCGTGCCATCTGGCTCGACCACGGGCAGATCAAAGCCGACGGCCCACCCGCCGACGTCATCGACGAGTACAACGAAGCGATGCTCGGCGGCGAGGAGTCGCCCGAAGGCGGCGGCATCCGCCGAGGCGACGGCCCCATCCGGGTCACCAAGGCCGAGATCCTCGTCGGCGGCCGGCCGGTCGACCGTCTCCGCACCGGCGACGACGTCACGTTCCGCCTCCACTACGAATCGGAACGCGCCGTACACACCCCGGTGTTCGCGATCCGCATCGCCAGCCTCGCCGGGCCGATCGTCACCTCACCGTCGAGCCGCGACGCCAACGCCGTGCCTCGCGCCCTCGGCGGGTCGGGAACCGTCGACATCTCCGTCCGCGACATCCCGCTGCTTCCCGGGCCGTACGTCCTGCACACCGAGATCACCAAGTTCGGACGAGCCCACGTGTTCGACCACCTGCAGAACGCTGCGTCGTTCGACGTGATGGCCGGCACCAGCGCCGAGACCGACGGCCTGATCACGCTGCAACCGGCGTGGAAGCTCGACGGCAACGAGATCTACGCCACCGAGGCCGACCTCCCGAGCGGTTGGAAACCCGGCCGATGA
- a CDS encoding DUF2142 domain-containing protein yields MIGPRQSWKSSSGASLFVVLGVLLLVWIFAVPPSGGPDEPSHMVRAGALIRGELEGDDVPGQVLPAYELPGEIGFPDPGCFVFPAEPASCANDLPIPEGDFYLFTKSDDYPVWGHLPAGFGTLVPGSANRWATRTTDAIIPLLLLGAALLAASRRGPLAGASTLLAVTPLAWFTFAVVNPSGPVIAGGLGLWTALVALAEPSSPVPSSGREAKRSGRGHRLTPWLAALSWAAMVLPRRDGLVYGCLILASAFLILDLDVRSAARRLGRPALAVAAVATAATLAWASRSDTVGSLALFAAPLAPVAALGLRRIAGTRFMAGRRRQAIGAAVAVVVAVLGSLVVMSRRSGGFDRAVLRDVIGQTGLNLNEAIGVLGWDDTPIPTSAVYLWLVVLGMLAGAALVLGSRRLLLGAAGIVGVAVLTSWTLTMVQNSTPLYWQGRYYLPLLVGVPILLGTIRVDAATGRRLAYVVAGSSMLVVNLALAQTMRRFGVGNAGSLSPTDWNTYDTPVPPVVLLVVHVVFSAALVVWIMRRGSVEQTPRPGVNVVGYHHIASGLGEIARELHRSLVAAGVPCTTVDIATSDSPQHRAPRSVPHTLYDTTIVVGAALQTPTIVNDLPQVVAGGQRLIGYWFWELGTVPHDHRQAIDLVDEIWTPTEFVRSAYAAAVDESQTPVRLLPTSIPQPSVVDSDVERWRRELTGGPGDTLFVVSFDLFSVVERKNPFGAIDAFKQAFDDGRRNVRLVIKTMNGDQRPDDLQWIRDEVAGDTRITIVDRFVSDGELDALIAAADVYVSLHRSEGLGLHLATAMWLGTPVIATGWSGNLDLMDADSAALVDARLVPVTNGRGAYPDNATWADPDIDQAAEWMRRLATEHILRAEIVEAARERMRSQPDPDEIGAAMWAAIDGDRSGSRNGTVTA; encoded by the coding sequence ATGATCGGTCCGCGTCAGTCGTGGAAGTCGTCGTCGGGCGCCTCGCTCTTCGTCGTGCTCGGCGTACTGCTGCTCGTCTGGATCTTCGCCGTGCCTCCGTCGGGCGGCCCCGACGAGCCGAGCCACATGGTTCGTGCCGGCGCGTTGATCCGAGGAGAACTCGAAGGTGACGACGTGCCCGGCCAGGTGCTGCCCGCGTACGAGCTGCCGGGCGAGATCGGCTTCCCCGACCCTGGCTGTTTCGTGTTCCCTGCCGAACCCGCATCGTGTGCGAACGACCTGCCGATTCCCGAGGGCGACTTCTACCTGTTCACGAAATCCGACGACTATCCGGTGTGGGGGCACCTGCCCGCCGGGTTCGGCACGCTCGTCCCCGGCTCGGCCAACCGCTGGGCCACGCGCACCACCGACGCGATCATCCCGCTCCTCCTGCTCGGCGCCGCCCTGCTCGCAGCGAGCCGGCGTGGCCCGCTCGCCGGCGCCTCGACACTGCTGGCGGTCACCCCGCTGGCCTGGTTCACCTTCGCCGTCGTCAACCCGTCGGGGCCGGTGATCGCCGGCGGCCTCGGCTTGTGGACGGCGCTCGTCGCCCTCGCCGAACCGTCATCGCCGGTGCCGTCGTCGGGTCGCGAAGCGAAGCGATCCGGCCGTGGTCACCGGCTCACCCCGTGGCTCGCCGCGCTGAGCTGGGCGGCGATGGTGCTGCCCCGACGCGACGGCCTGGTCTACGGCTGCCTGATCCTCGCGTCAGCGTTCTTGATCCTGGATCTCGATGTTCGTTCGGCCGCGCGACGACTCGGCAGGCCCGCGCTCGCTGTTGCCGCGGTCGCAACGGCGGCGACCCTCGCGTGGGCATCACGTAGCGACACGGTCGGTTCGCTCGCCTTGTTCGCTGCGCCGCTCGCGCCGGTCGCTGCGCTCGGGCTGCGTCGCATCGCCGGCACTCGGTTCATGGCCGGCCGTCGTCGCCAAGCCATCGGCGCAGCGGTTGCCGTCGTGGTCGCCGTGCTCGGCTCGCTCGTCGTGATGAGTCGTCGGTCGGGGGGATTCGACCGAGCGGTGCTGCGCGACGTGATCGGCCAGACCGGGCTCAACCTCAACGAGGCGATCGGTGTGCTCGGCTGGGACGACACCCCGATCCCGACGAGTGCCGTCTACCTCTGGCTCGTCGTGCTCGGCATGCTGGCAGGCGCCGCCCTCGTGCTCGGCAGTCGACGGCTGCTGCTCGGTGCCGCCGGGATCGTCGGCGTGGCCGTGCTCACCTCGTGGACGCTCACGATGGTGCAGAACTCGACGCCGCTCTACTGGCAGGGTCGCTACTACCTGCCGCTGCTCGTCGGCGTTCCGATACTGCTCGGCACGATCCGTGTCGACGCGGCAACCGGCCGACGCCTCGCGTACGTCGTCGCCGGGTCGTCGATGCTGGTCGTCAACCTCGCCCTCGCGCAGACGATGCGCCGCTTCGGCGTCGGCAACGCCGGCTCGCTGTCGCCCACCGACTGGAACACGTACGACACCCCGGTTCCGCCCGTCGTACTGCTCGTCGTGCACGTCGTGTTCTCGGCGGCGTTGGTCGTGTGGATCATGCGGCGCGGGTCGGTCGAGCAGACGCCCCGACCCGGCGTGAACGTCGTCGGCTATCACCACATCGCGAGCGGCCTCGGCGAGATCGCCCGCGAACTCCATCGCTCGCTCGTCGCCGCGGGCGTGCCGTGCACAACGGTCGACATCGCCACCAGCGACAGCCCGCAGCACCGGGCGCCCCGTTCGGTGCCCCACACGCTCTACGACACCACGATCGTCGTCGGCGCCGCGCTGCAGACCCCCACGATCGTCAACGACCTGCCCCAGGTGGTGGCCGGCGGCCAACGACTCATCGGCTACTGGTTCTGGGAGCTCGGCACCGTGCCGCACGACCACCGCCAGGCGATCGATCTCGTCGACGAGATCTGGACACCGACCGAGTTCGTCCGATCCGCCTACGCCGCGGCGGTCGACGAATCGCAGACACCGGTCCGGCTCCTCCCGACCTCGATTCCGCAACCATCCGTCGTCGACTCCGACGTCGAACGCTGGCGCCGAGAACTCACCGGCGGACCCGGCGACACCCTGTTCGTCGTCAGCTTCGACCTGTTCAGCGTCGTCGAGCGCAAGAACCCGTTCGGCGCGATCGACGCCTTCAAGCAGGCGTTCGACGACGGTCGTCGCAACGTCCGGCTCGTCATCAAGACGATGAACGGCGATCAACGACCCGACGACCTGCAGTGGATTCGTGACGAGGTGGCCGGCGACACACGCATCACGATCGTCGACCGGTTCGTGTCCGACGGCGAACTCGACGCGCTCATCGCCGCCGCCGACGTGTATGTGTCGCTCCACCGCAGCGAAGGGCTCGGACTGCACCTTGCCACGGCGATGTGGCTCGGCACGCCGGTCATCGCCACCGGATGGTCGGGCAACCTCGACCTCATGGACGCCGACTCGGCCGCGCTCGTCGACGCTCGACTCGTTCCGGTCACGAACGGGCGCGGCGCGTACCCCGACAACGCCACGTGGGCCGACCCCGACATCGACCAGGCCGCCGAGTGGATGCGACGCCTGGCGACCGAGCACATTCTCCGAGCCGAGATCGTCGAGGCCGCCCGCGAACGGATGCGATCGCAGCCCGATCCCGACGAGATCGGGGCCGCGATGTGGGCGGCGATCGATGGCGACCGGAGCGGGAGCCGGAACGGTACGGTGACGGCGTGA